AACGGGTGGCGCGTGGTGTTGGTTTTGGGCGCCATAGCGATTCATGGCGCCTATACTTCCAGGCAACGCAACATCAATCAAAAAGTCGAGCAGGATCTCAGAGGTAAGCTGGGACTGCCGGCCACAGGCGAAATCTATTACGTGCAGGATCGTCCGTTGTATCAGGAGTACGAGAATCTCGTTCTGACCACCTACGACAAATGGTTCGGATACCATCCATGATGGAACGATTTTCGACAAGGCCAACGTTCCTGCAACAGAGGAGGGCGGTGATTATGTTCACCAGTATATGGTGATTTTGACTGACTACAAAGAATCGGTTGATATTGGATGGTATCAAATGTCTTCCAGCACCGATGAACCTGATGATCTCGTTCAGGCAGGCATCGACGAATTCCAGAATTATGAGAACCAGTTCCTGAAGGATGAGGATCTTGTACGGCCTATTTTGATGCTGTTGTAAGGCATGAGTTGTCTCACAGGGAAATCTGGGCGCGCTGCGGAACCGCTGGTCCGCCTGTCGCGGGCAACTTGATTGGAGCTGCAACCAACTCCTATGCAGTGAAATACATGGGTGCGGATAAATCCCAGATCGAGTCCACGCAGGGAGAAGACTATAAGATGACGCAGCAGAGCGACGCGGTGGCCGAGGCCATTCACTCCGGCGATGCTCCTAATTCAAGAAGAGCCGTCTGCAACAAGGCATTGCGGGAAATGATCGACGAGCAGCGCTGAAATCAATCCCCGCGAATATAACTTCGAATACAGTTTTAAATCCGGAATACACACTATCCGGGCTTTTTCCGTGTTCTTTCAAGGTGTACGGCTACAATGGCAGCTTGTGAGTGACGAAGCATTGAATCTCAATCAGCCGGTCAAAGACATGGGGCCGAACGAGTTGAAGGCTTATGCCAGGCTCGGCAAACAGCAGCATGACGAGGCGAATCGTGAGCTGGAACGCCGTTGGCGCAGCTATGATGACATGTTGCCAAACGACCAGTTCGTGTCAATTATCGACAAGACTGAGGGATAAGACCCACTTTACGGTGTATGATTCGTGACCATGCCGGTCTCAATACCGGCTATTTGCAAGGGTAATGACTAGAATGGCGACTATGACTGATCCGATTCCAAGCGCAGGTGAAACGACCATCATTGGCCTTCCTGCAATAACCGTACCGGTGACTTCCACCGGAGACCGTCCTCTGACGAAAGAGGACCTTGAAACCATCATGCGTCTTGCCGATGGCACGGCATTGCTGATCTCGACTAGGGGAGCGGTGTCGGGGTCGCGGTATCTTCTTGACGAGGATGAGATTACCGTCGGCCGTGATCCAAGAGCGGACATTCTTTTGGATGATTCCACGGTTTCCCGCGCCCATGCGGTGTTCCGCAGGTCTGACGGCAGGTATTCCGTTATTGATGCGGGCAGCTTGAACGGCACCTATGTGAACCGCCAGCGTGTTGATCAGCAGGAGCTCAAGAATGGCGATGAGATTATTCTTGGCAAGTTCCGTCTGGTTTATTTCGACAATAAAGCCGTCATTGCCGGTTGATCCACGTTATGCGGGATAGACTGTGTACAACAGCTTCGCGCCCATGAGCTTCGCACGAATGCTCATGGGCGTTATTGTAGATGTCGTAGGAGAGCGTGATGAACGAAGCAGAGCCAACAACGCGGTTGCGTCTGCATGTGTCGACTGCGGTGCAGGGGGAGTTATTCCCCGCGACCGGCACTCAGCCGGTGACGCGCGGCTACAAGGGTACGGTGGCTTCAAAAGTAGCAGGCATCACTTATCGTCAACTTGACTATTGGGCTCGCAGACAAATCGTGGAACCCTCCATCACGCCGTCGCATGGATCCGGTTCGCGCAGGCTGTACTCGTTCAAGGACGTGGTGATCCTTGCTGTGTCGAAAAGACTGCTTGACGCGGGCATCAATCTGCAAAATGTGACGACTGCCATCAGTTTTCTGACGCAGCGTACCGCGGAACAACTTGAGAATATCACGATTATGTGCGACGGTCAGCAAGTGCACGAATGTACGGATAGTGAGCAAATGGTGGCGTTGTTGCAAAGCGGTCGGGCGGTATTCGGCGTATCGGTGGGATCTTTATGGAAGCAGATCAGAGAGACTCTTGCCCACGAGGAATACGTCGATCTGACCACCATGCCTTCCATGATGGGTGGAAACCGACCTGTTGACGATATCACTGCAATGCGCATGAGAAAGAACTTCGAGGCGCAACATCAGACACGCGCCGCCGCGTCACTGTAACATACCAGAATGCATGCCGTATGGTTGATGCGGACTAAGACGGATGTACGAGTCGTTGATATGAGATAGATATGTACAGACAGACATACAACAGGGGAGCAATACATGTTTGATATTCTGCCGGCATTGCTGTGGATTGTCGCAGCGGTCATATCGTTGAACATTTGTTCGATTACTGCAATTCGAGGAAATATCTTCTCAAAAACCAAGAGTGACGTATATCCGGTACGCTGGTCAATTGTCGGATTGCATTTCACATCGCTGATCATCGGAGCTCTGCCGTATCCGATATATACGATGTTCAAACCCAGCTTTTCCTTGAAATTTCAGCATTTCTACGAACAGGTTGGTTGGCCGTCGGCAGCACTGATGGTTATGCTCATCGCCACGGAACTGGTGTTTATGTATCTGCAGGCCCGAAACGGCATGAAAAGCGAAATGGAAAGAAAACTCAGCCAAGCCATTAAGGACTAGCCAAAAAGACATCCATCGAAGCGAAAACGCAGCCGTGTGGAAAAACGTCCAGCGAAGCGAGGACGCACCATCCATCATGCCGGTGGGTTATGTCGAGCAAAGTCCCGAAAGGGACGTGCTGGCATAACCCACCGATGTTATGTACAGAAAAGAGCGTCAGTCGAAAACTGCTGTAGCTTTTCTGACATAACATACATTATCGGACAAAAGTGGGAGCAGGTGCAGGGGGTATTTGAGATGTACGCGATCTCTCAAAACCCCAGGTATGCAAATGTCATCGCTGGCATGCATACCCAGGGGTTTCTTTGTCTTTATGCACAAGATGATCCGCTCGTGCATCAGCCGTTATCTATCAGGCGAAATAGTCTTCGATGGTTTGCGCAAGCTCACTAACCGAATCGATCACCTTATACGCGCCATGTTCTTTCAGCTCGCCAGGCTCGGCATAACCCCAGCCGCATCCCAAGCAATCCAGACCGCACGCTTTGGCTCCGTCAGCATCGGTCCAACGGTCACCGACCATGAGCGCCTTATCGCCAGCGGCTTCGTCAAACCCAATGTGGTCGAACGCCCATTGAATAACCTGATCTTTGTCGAGACGCGAATTATCTTCGCTGGCACCGTAAATGCCGTTGACCATGGTGTCCAAATGGAAATGCTCGCAAATCGGAATGCACTGATACTGCGGCTTGCAGCTTGCGATCGCCAAGTAGTATCCGTCAGCACGCAGTTTGGCCAACTGTTCTGGGATACCGTCATAAATGGTATTGTTCAAACGGCCCGGAACCTTTTGACCCGGATTATTCGGATCATCGAACACCGCTTCCTGCGCATAATACCTGCGGTAGATGGCAATGCCCTCATCGAGTAAGTCGTCCGGAATATTATTGCGCTGCAACGACTCGACAATTGCAGGACCAATGAATCGCTGCAACTCCTCATCATCAGGCACTGGATACCCCAGTTCCTCAAATACCTTCACCACACAACCAATGATGCCCGGATCAGACTTGGTCAATGTGCCGTCAAGGTCAAGCAGAACGACTTTCTTGGGTTGCTTGGTCTTCTCGGACATGAGATTAATGCACTCCTTGTTAAATGCTCGATGCAATGTGAACTGTTCAGATAACAATTATGCCCGGTCTTACTGACCGGGCATGCAGTTCAAGTGTCGTTCAACTACTGGTTACTCGTAGTCTGGAAACCAGCCGTCGCGATGCATCTGCAGACGCTTTTCAAGCAACGTCTTCAGCTCGTCTTCAGTACGGCGTTCCAATAGCATGTCCCAGTGTGTACGGGTCGGCTTGGAAATCTCGTCGGCCTCACGATCCTCGTCGCCTTCACGATGCGCGGTCATGCCGCACCGGCACTCCCATTCCTCCGGAACCTCCGCGCCTTCAGCGAACGGCAGAATCGTGCGGTGTCCCTTTGGGCACACATATGCGACGTCGTTTCGCGCCGCGAAATCCACATTGTCATCAGATTCCAACGACTTTGCGCCGATGCTCATGCCTCGCAGGCTGCGTTCTGCCATATTGCCTTTGCCTCCTTGGATTGTCTGCTCTGTCTAAGCTACAGAACAGTTCGGACGTGTCTTTTATTCCTTATTCGTCTGCTTGATGTTCGATTTTAGTCGACGCCGGAGTATGCGACGATGCCACGATTGATGCGATCGTACGCCTGCTTTGCGACTGGCGCCAACGTTTCGGCACGATCCGCAAGATACGGTCCAGCCACGGCTATCTGCTGAAGCACGTCGGCAAGCCGTTTGCCGTTACGCACGAAATCGCCGCCCGTCAGATCGGTGCCGTACAGCACCTGCGACAGGCTTTCACCTTGCGCCCAATCGTAGACGATATCGGTGATGCCAAAATCGAGTTGGCGAGGCTCCTCAAGCATGTGATCCTCACATAACATGGCAATCGACGCATGGACGCCCTTAAGCTGCGCTGCGCACACGGCGACGTTCCCTTGAATGCCTCCAGGGTAACGACGCGGCTCTCCCCCGCCTCCCCTGCGGGCTTCGAACACCAACGATGCGACGACGCTGGCCAATTCACAGGCGTTCAACCCGTCAAATGCGCCATCGTCAATCGCCTGCGCCAATACTAGATCAAGCTCGCTGTACAAATGCCGCAACAGCTGGCCACGTTCCGTGAGCTGATAATCACCATGGCCCGCGGATTCCCGTACCGGCTGAAGATAGCCGAGATTGGAAAGCACAGCGCAAATATGATCAAACTGACGTGCCACGGAACCGGTTCGCGAATCGTAACGATGCTGTACCCGTTCCAACTCGCGCATCTCACGAGCCCAACGATGTCCCCATTTCAAGTGCTTCTGCACATCAGGGCATTTACGGCATGGATGGTCGCGGTCTTCTTCTCTGAGTTTCTTGATGCGTTTGTCAAGATCCATAAACGCCTGGCTGCGTTCCTTCTGCGTACGGAACACCTCATGCTTGAGTTTGCGACGTTCGTTCTTCTCCAAATCACTCAAACGCATCCGCAAACGCATGAATTTTTTGAAATCGCCGAATTCACACTGGAAAGCCTGCTCGTATCCTTCCAGAGCCTTGCATAAGGTTTCCATCTGTGCTTCAAGCTGCCATGCCGACTCGTTGGCTTCCCATTGCGCAAAGGAGTGGTCAAGCGTAACGCGAGCTGTTTCATAGTCGCTGGAATTCAATAGATTGACAGCCATATTGAAGGTCGGTCTGAAGCTTGAGTGAAGCGGATACACTCGTTTGCTGGACAAGGCGGCCGCAGTGGCGGGAACAAAACCATGGTGGTCCACCACAACGGCATGTCCGATGGTGTCGATGCCACGTCGTCCCGCACGACCGGTCAACTGGGTAAACTCGCCGGGAGTCAACCCAACATGCCCGGTGCCGTCGAATTTCTCAAGCTTTTCAACCACCACACACCGTGCGGGCATGTTAATGCCCAAAGCCAGCGTTTCCGTGGCGAAGACCATTTTAACCAAGCCTTCTTCAAACAAGCGTTCGACAATCTGGCGGAACAATGCGACCATTCCCGCATGATGCGGAGCGAACCCTTCTTCCAGGGCGAAACGAAATTGCGAGAAATGCAGCGCTTTCAAGTCTTCTTGGCTCAACTGGCCTTCGACCATCTCATCGACGATCCGTCTGATTTGTTGCACTTCGTCGCTGGTGGTGAGTTCCAAGCCTGCGTTGATGCATTGGTCAACCGCTTGATCGCAACCGTTTCTTGAAAAAATGAAGTAGATTCCCGGCAGCATGTCAAGAAAATTCAACTCGTCCACAACCGCCCAGCGTCGAGGCGTATGGCGTTCGACCTTATGCGGGCGATCGTCCCATCGTCCACCTTTACCTTTGGCCCTACGCTTATCAGGACGTCGCTCGCCCTTGCGCCGTTCCGCCTGACGATCAAGCTGATCAAGTCTGTTTATCAGCTGCGCATTGAGTTTGACCGTCTGTTCGCCATTGGCGTCACGCCGATATAGGTCGATGAGTTCTGGTTCGGTATGGTCATCTGCCTGTACGAGCACATGCTGCTCCAACGGTACCGGACGCTGTTCCGACATGACCAACGTGGTTTTGCCACGAACAGATTCGATCCATTCGGAAAAATCCTCGACATTGGAAACCGTCGCGGAAAGACCTATGATGTTCACGTTTTTCGGCAAGTGGATAATGACTTCTTCCCAGACCGGCCCTCGGAAACGGTCAGCAAGATAGTGCACTTCGTCAAGGATCACATAACGAAGCGCTTCAAGCGTCACGGAATGCTCATACAGCATATTGCGCAACACTTCCGTGGTCATAACCACAATATCCGCCTCAGAGTTGATGGACGTGTCTCCGGTCAGCAATCCGACCTTATCCGTTCCATACTGGTCGACCAGATCATGGTATTTCTGGTTGCTCAGCGCTTTGATCGGCGTGGTATAAAAGGCTTTGACATTCCGCGTCTGCGCCAGATAGATGGCGAAATCGGCTGCGACAGTCTTGCCTGCTCCCGTAGGAGCTGCCACGAGCACATTATCGCCAGCCTCCAACGCATCGTTGGCTTGCATCTGGAATTCGTCAAGCTCGAATGGCATGGATCTTGCGAATTCGGCCGCAACCGTGCGCTGCTTGGCCTGCGTTTGTTTGAATGCGGCATACCGTTGCGCGGGAGACAACTCCACGGTCTCATTGATTTTCGACGGGTCAATACCGTTATTACGGCGACGATGATGGGTCATGATTCCTTAATATGGTTGGGTCAATCGTTACAATGACGCCATTGTGCCCACTGTTGAGCATGACGGCTTCGCTTCGCTTCATGCCTCTCAATGACTCCGGCATGGGCATCCGCATAACGATCTGCAGCATCCTTTAAAGGTCTGGTAAAGAAAGGCGCTTCATTCTCGTTGTTTTGGGGCAATGGTTTGCCCATCGCCTCGATTCGTTTTGCCGTCCGTTCACCCAGCTTCGCCACGTCCTTGAATGCTCGATAGCCGTGTAAACATGCGTAGACGACTCCGGAAACAACCATTGCAAGCATGAACAGAGCGAGCAACAGCCAAATCCACCAAGGCATAGTCTCTCCCCCGTCAGCCTTCATTCTCACGATCGCCAATGCTCAGCTCATGCTGGGCACGGGCGACAATCATGGTACGCAACGTTTCGGGAGCTACGGCAGTGATATGCCGTGCGTGGGAAATACAGAATGCGACATACCAGGAATCGGACGAGACGATCAGATGCACCTTCTCGCCCTCTCCGCACTTTTCGACTGTTGCTCCCGACAGCCCGTCAATAAATGACAGATCATCCTGATTGGTGACGAACACAGCTGGAGTTCCATTATCGAAGCTCCATTTGCGCAATTCGGATGCGGGAACGTCGGGAATGTCGATTTTCGCGGTAGGTTCAACCAGTTCGGCCTTTTCAATGCGGGAAATGCGAAGCACCTGCCAGATGCGAGGCTTTCCTGTGGCCTTGTTGATCGTGGTGTCTTTCTTCACGTACTTAGCTTTGTCAGCCGGTGCAGCGGCAGCGACGTCAGTCCATACGGCAACGTAGAAGACTCCCTCATCGACGAAGATCTTATCTGGCGCGACAAGCTTACGCTGGGTCCTTCCGGCGCCATCCGTATATTCCATGTCAAGCAGCAAGCTCTTGGAGATCGCGCTCTTCACAATGGAGAAATTACGCGGTTCCATCTCATAACCGGTCAGACTCAGCCAAGGCATGTCCCCCGGCTCAACATGTTGACGAAGACGGCTGTACAACGATTCAGCCTGTTCACGCAACTTGTCCGGCAGCAACGACGAATGCGCAAGATAGCTCACCGATGCGGTAAGCATGCTCAAATACTGCTGGGAGATACCTGCCAAGCGTTCCAGCCCAAGCGAATTCGTGGCGGAAACAATGCCTTCAGCGTCAAGCAACGACCAGTCGATGTCAAAGAACTGGCTTCCTGCCATCTCACCATCGTCGGAAACCGTAGTCAGCGTGTTGATGTCTTTATGAATGACATTGACGAACTTCTTCAGCTCGTCATCGGACTTCGGTTTGCCAATGAAACGTTCCGCAAGTTCCTCAAGCGAATATTCTTCGCCGAGGTGCGCCGAAAGGAACAGCATCAGACGCAGACGACGGTCGACTTCACTACCCGTCTGGAATGCGGAATTCTTCTTCGGACGCCCCTTGCACTCCTCTGCATCGTCGTCAGCGCTGTTGCGGTTGATTTCCATGGCTGTGACAGTGGAGCTATCGCCTCCTGTGGATTCGTCGGCAGGCACGAACTGCGTGGCGGCATTCAAACGGCGGTTGAACGCGTCGACAGCCTCCTGAGGACTGACGATGGAAGCACCCGGATGAGAAAGCACGAACATGGCCAGATCATCGGAATCGGTGTAGGCGACGTTCAAATGCTCGCCGTCAACATCTACAGTCGCCGCGAAACGACGCTGGTCAACGACCTTGACCAATTCGTCGGGAATGGATTGCGTTCCCAGACCCGGAGCGATGGAATCAAGACCAAGCCCTGGAGTCGGAGTCTGAGGGACGCGAGGCGCGGTACGGGACGTATGCTGCGTCTCATGTGCGGGAGCTGAGGAAATCGACATGGAACGGGCCAGATAGTTGGCCGCGGCAAGAATCGGCAAATCCTCGTCGCCGAACAGCAGACGAACGCGAGGCTCATCTCCAAGCTGCAGACGATAGGATGCGAAATCCTGGCCTTCCGACTTAGATGAATACTCAGGCTGCCTCGATTCGATGGCGATGCCCATGGCCGCAAGCTTGGCACGGTCACGCTGGAATTGCTTGGCAAAAGCCGCCTTCGCCGCCTGATCAGCCAGCTCCCCATAGGAATCGGCATACGCCTTCACACGCTGGGCAATCTGACGGGAAGTGAGCCATTGCGGGAAAGCTGAGGAAAGCACAGCCAATACATCAAGTTCGTGCTTGCCCCATTTGTCGGAGAAACGACGCCTTCCGTTACTGCCCTCTGCCATTAGTCCTCACGTCTCGTTAACGTTTCATCTTAAGTGCCTAGCCGGTTCAGGCTCTGCACACACCTCTCTATGATAGAGGGTTTTCGTTCAGATTGTGTCTATTTTACGAAAAAATACAGTTTTTCGTGTTGAGGCTACCCCTCGAATCAGACCCAATCATCAGGCTCAACACCTTGCGGGCCAACGTATTCGCCATTCGGAACATAACTCGGCTCACTTGTGTCGGTCAGCCGCGCGTCACCGAACAGTATCACGTCCCTGCCGAAGGTCCAGTCACCATCGATGTCGACGGAATTGGCCGCGGCAAGCGACGGAACGCCATAAGGGAATCTCGTATCGAAATCATGGATGTTCTTGTAATACCGCGCATCCAAGTGAACATCCGGGAAGACGTAATTGCCATCTTCCATCTCGTACTGGTCCGTCAGATGGAATCGATCGGATCGCATGATAAACAAATCGTCGGTGGTTTTCACCGGCAGGAAACGCATACGGTCAACGCATACGCAGGTAGCCCCGTCGAACAACGTCACCGCCGCTCCCATGGCTGTTTCCAGCTGGATGACCGGCTCGCTCGTCGGATCGGTCGGATCGACGGTCTTGTTATTGCGAATCACCGGAAGAGGAAGCACGCCATCATATGCGGACAGCTTGGCCTTCAGAGCGTCGATACGCACCCAGATGCTGTTCGTGTTAAAATACGGATGCTTTTCGATGTTCTGCGCATCATCCTTATCGTCCGGATGCACCTGGCTCATCTCACGCAACATCAAGCGGCCGGTCGCCTTGTCCCGCACGATATGCCCGCCCTTGCGATCAGCTGGAGTACGTTTTGCGACCTCGATCATGAATGGCGCACCGGTATTTTCGAAGTGCTGCGCCAGCGTGCGCGAAGGACGTGCGCCGAGATTGTCGGAATTCGAGATGAACAGGTATTTGAAGCCCTTCTCCTCGAGGACGTCCAATAGGCCGGATTCCCAAATGGTGGAGAACAGGTCGCCATGGCCTGGCGGGCACCATTCAAGTTCCGGATTTGCCGGGAAGCTGACAGGAAGACCGGTTTCCGCACCGATTTTCGGTTCCTGATGCTGCACGATTTCCAGAGGAATGTCCTCTTGATGGAACTTTTTGTTGGCACGCAGCACCTTCATGGTGTCATTCGACGTGCGGAAGGAGTTCATCAACGTCAATGGCAGTTCCACACCCAGACGAGTGCGTGCAGTCAGCACCTGACCGATGATGATGTCGATGAAGCGCATCTGACGTGCCTTATGGCGACGCACTGGCAGCAAGGACTTGGCGCAATCCAAGCCCATGGACGTGCCGAGGCCACCATTAAGTTTGAGGAACGCGGTTTTGGCAAAAGCATCGACGGCTTTGTCATGGTTGATGGTCTCGTAGACATCATGGAAGCTAGGCACTCCCACCAGAGGCTCAACATCATCCTCACGGATCCATGTGCTTGCTTCCTCACTGCGCCAAACCTCGTACAGTCGTTTGAATTGCGCAATGGCCATATCGGTCATCCCGTTGTCCCGCATCTTTGCGGCGGAATGTTCAAATGCGTCCTCAGTCAATGTCTTTCCCTTTCGTGCGGGCGTCCTGTTCTCATCGTACCTAGGCAATACTACGACAAAATTCCCATGACGGGGGCTTTTGGTGGCAAAAAGGGAAAATTCTTGACAAAAATGACATCCCAAGAACTCTTTTATCATGTTTCGCGAATCGTGCGACACGATGAATTTGAAAAATAGAGCAGGTTGTGCTATGTTTCATGTTCGGTGCTTTTTGCATCGTTCGGACCATAGCGCAGTTTGGTAGCGCACTTGACTGGGGGTCAAGGGGTCGCGGGTTCAAATCCCGCTGGTCCGACCAGAAAAACCCGAATTCATGCGATTTCGGGTTTTCTTTTTTAGGATGTCAGTCTTACGCATGCAGGTAAGGGGTGATTGTCTTGAAGTCGATGGACGCCCAGCCACAGTTTGACGACGTTGACGGCTTTGCCCACGTGTTTGACTCATCCGAGCTTGAGGATGAGTGGAAGATACGTCTGTCCCGGGAACTTGGCGTAGCGGCCAGGGAGCGGGCGAAGCATGATGGCATCACCCTTACCGAACTGACGCGCAAGGCGCTTGAATGCGACGATCTGAATGAGACCACGGACACCGTCCGCCCTGGACGAAGACCGAAGAACACCGACGGTCGAGAACAGCTCGGAGACGAATGGAAAATCAAACTCCCCTATGCCATCGGCAAGATGGCACGGGAGCGCGCGTCCGAGGAAGGCATATCCTTGAGTTCGCTCGCGCGGCGTGCGATCAGCGGATATCTACGTCAACGGGATACTGAGGAACAGCCGCTGTTTTAAGCATGTGACAATGAGTCACGCATGATTGGCGTGCACTGATCTAGCAAATATGGATGGTGGCCGCACACCCAAGGAATGGTGTGCGGCCACCATCCATAGAAACTTACTTGCGTTTCTTCTTCTCTCGAATATTCACCGAAATCTGAATCGGGGAACCTTCAAAACCGAATTCCTCGCGCAGGCAACGTTCGATGTATCGGCGGTAACCATGCTCAAGGAAGCCGGTAGCGAAAATCACGAAACGCGGTGGACGCGTCGAAGCCTGCGTCGCGAACAAGATACGCGGCTGCTTGCCTCCACGCAGTGGATGCGGATGGGCGGCTTGGATTTTACCCAAGAACGCATTGAGCTTACCGGTCGGAATACGCTTGTCCCATGATTCCAGCGCTCCACGCATGGCTCTGGCCAGACGGTTCGTATGCCATCCGGTTTTAGCCGACAGATTCACGCGCTGAGCCCACGTTACACGGTCGAATTCTGTCTTCCACAAGCGTTCCATTCGCTGACGGTCGAAATCATCCATCAAATCCCACTTGTTGAACACCAAAACGATGCATCGACCGGCGTCCACTGCTTGGCTCATCACCTTCAAATCCTGATCGGAAATCGGTTGGGAAGCATCAAACAGCACCAGCGCAAGTTCCGAACGCTCAATCGCGGCCTGAGTACGCAAGGATGAGAAATATTCGGCACCAGACAGCTTATGCAGGCGACGCTTGATGCCTGCAGTGTCGATGAACAGCCAATCCTCCCCATCAACCGTCACCACTTCATCGACTGGATCGCGAGTGGTACCTGCCAAATCATTGACCACAGTACGTTCCTCGTGAGCCAGCTGATTCAGCAAAGACGACTTGCCGACGTTCGGTCGACCGACCAACGCCACACGGCGCAAATGGGACGGAGTAAGGAAACCGGATGTTTTCTCAGCCTTCTTCAACGAATCCAAGGCAGCGTCAAGCAGTTCGCCAATACCGCGACCGTGCATGGCGGAAATGCCATACGGCTCCCCCAAGCCCATCTTCCAGAATTCAGCGGTCAAATATTCGCTCTCACGATCATCAACCTTGTTCACCGCCAGCGTGACCGGCTTGCCGGAGGCGCGCAGCATCTTGACAATGCGCTCGTCGGTGTTGGTAAGACCAACCTGGCCATCCACCACAAGCACCACAGCGTCTGCAAGCTGAACGGCGATCTGCGCCTGGGATGCGATGGCGGATTCGATACCTTCGACGTCGGCTTCCCAGCCACCGGTATCAACCAGCTTGAAATCGGTGCCGGCCCATTCGGCATCGTAGCTCACACGGTCTCGAGTCACGCCGGGAGTGTCTTCCACCACAGCAGCGCGGCGGCCGAGAATACGGTTCACCAGCGTGGACTTGCCGACATTAGGGCGCCCAAC
This window of the Bifidobacterium pseudocatenulatum DSM 20438 = JCM 1200 = LMG 10505 genome carries:
- the der gene encoding bifunctional cytidylate kinase/GTPase Der, with amino-acid sequence MIRVAIDGPAGVGKSSTSKALAKYYGFAYLDTGAMYRACAWWCMNKGIDLDAETIDEQLVTETVGEFFTEGHFDISVDPDDSKVYADGEDISDVIRSSEVSSHVSKVSNIIPVRHVLIAAQRAYIAREAASDSFSEGAGVVAEGRDITTVVAPDAEVRVLLTAREEVRQARRSGQSTDGVGSENVAARDAADSKVTNFTSAAEGVLTVDNSDLNFGETLDVLVRIVDDAIEEQQYRQYASNLDDYELDEGDEGLIDGSSFVGGERRSGPKPVGVLAVVGRPNVGKSTLVNRILGRRAAVVEDTPGVTRDRVSYDAEWAGTDFKLVDTGGWEADVEGIESAIASQAQIAVQLADAVVLVVDGQVGLTNTDERIVKMLRASGKPVTLAVNKVDDRESEYLTAEFWKMGLGEPYGISAMHGRGIGELLDAALDSLKKAEKTSGFLTPSHLRRVALVGRPNVGKSSLLNQLAHEERTVVNDLAGTTRDPVDEVVTVDGEDWLFIDTAGIKRRLHKLSGAEYFSSLRTQAAIERSELALVLFDASQPISDQDLKVMSQAVDAGRCIVLVFNKWDLMDDFDRQRMERLWKTEFDRVTWAQRVNLSAKTGWHTNRLARAMRGALESWDKRIPTGKLNAFLGKIQAAHPHPLRGGKQPRILFATQASTRPPRFVIFATGFLEHGYRRYIERCLREEFGFEGSPIQISVNIREKKKRK